One segment of Belonocnema kinseyi isolate 2016_QV_RU_SX_M_011 chromosome 7, B_treatae_v1, whole genome shotgun sequence DNA contains the following:
- the LOC117176578 gene encoding uncharacterized protein LOC117176578 produces MSVLEDRIAYKEYNPGPYLFGDFTPFYVTITICSIIGLFLIILNVTFCWCSRHQNYWQNRHTGNRWIQPLWTVTPHNTPPLDLSELEQGSRRYVYQRPQVVQYQQDELDVATRDPEEYIELHKRESEI; encoded by the exons atGTCCGTTTTAGAAGACCGCATTGCTTACAAAGAGTATAATCCTGGACCGTATCTATTTGGTGATTTTACTCCATTTTACGTAACAATCACTATCTGCTCAATAATTGGACTCTTTCTAATTATCCTGAACGTTACATTTTGCTGGTGCTCACGGCATCAAAACTACTGGCAAAATCGACACACGG gAAATCGGTGGATTCAGCCTCTCTGGACAGTAACGCCCCACAATACTCCTCCACTCGAtctttctgaattggaacagggatcTCGTCGTTACGTTTACCAGAGACCGCAAGTTGTTCAATATCAACAAGACGAATTGGACGTGGCAACTAGAGACCCAGAGGAGTATATTGAATTACACAAACGAGAAAGCGAAATCTAA
- the LOC117176725 gene encoding tRNA:m(4)X modification enzyme TRM13 homolog, producing MEEEHCQFFVIRKKRYCRMTVKKGNKFCGEHQQNQSNMKEEVQAKKRRITCPLDSTHTCYEAKLAKHLKVCNAKTDDNSLPPYIVQGINLGDVSLKQPTHVRLSLISQSTVDAVINKINSAFERLPVTPELILSHEVLEEELKNPIYGNTAKKHLFQNASLLAHLENSKLIRDNTCFIEFGAGKGKLTYWLAQAIKKQSGSSLLLIDRSSHRHKRDNKLKNEGNPLNVKRIRADIADLKLNNVEEIGNLAVVGVAKHLCGCATDLTLRCLVSAKEDDPSCKINGLIIAFCCHHRCEYSSYVGKNYLESCGFTSDEFPILCSIASWATCGFEKSAKFNKEESVEKKEHIANDTRSFKEREEMGRRVKMLLNWGRLQFLKTAGFDCRLVHYTSVDISLENVCIIAEIRKENN from the exons atggaGGAAGAACATTGTCAATTCTTTGTAATAAGAAAAAAGCGCTACTGTCGAATGACAGTAAAAAAAGGGAATAAATTTTGCGGAGAACATCAGCAGAATCAATCTAATATGAAGGAAGAGGTGCAAGCTAAAAAAAGGAGGATAACTTGTCCTTTGGATTCAACTCA CACTTGTTATGAGGCCAAGCTAGCGAAACATTTGAAGGTTTGCAATGCAAAGACGGACGATAATTCTTTGCCTCCTTATATTGTTCAAGGAATTAATTTGGGGGATGTTTCTTTGAAACAACCAACGCATGTTCGACTTTCCTTAATTAGTCAATCAACAGTGGATGCtgtgataaataaaattaattctgccTTTG AGCGTTTACCAGTGACTCcagaattaattttaagtcacGAAGTACTTGAAGAGGAATTGAAGAATCCTATTTATGGAAATACGGCgaagaaacatttatttcaaaatgcttCTTTGCTGGCTCATTTAGAAAATTCTAAGCTCATTCGAGATAATACTTGTTTTATTGAGTTTGGTGCTGGAAAAG GTAAATTGACATATTGGTTGGCTCAGGCAATAAAAAAACAGAGTGGATCGTCTCTTTTACTGATCGATCGCTCAAGTCACAGGCATAAAAGagataataaattaaagaatgaagGCAACCCTCTGAATGTGAAGCGAATACGAGCAGACATTGCGGacttgaaattaaataatgtgGAAGAAATCGGAAATCTTGCAGTTGTTGGTGTAGCTAAACATCTTTGTGGATGTGCAACAG aTTTGACTTTAAGATGTTTAGTATCAGCGAAAGAAGACGACCCGAGTTGCAAAATAAATGGACTCATTATCGCATTTTGTTGCCACCATCGCTGTGAATATTCTTCTTACGTTGgcaaaaattatttggaatcttgcGGTTTCACTTCTGATGAATTCCCGATTCTGTGTAGTATCGCTAGTTGGGCAACTTGTGGTTttgaaaaatctgcaaaatttaacaaagaagagTCTGTCGAAAAAAAAGAACATATAGC AAATGATACTCGAAGTTTCAAGGAACGGGAAGAAATGGGAAGAAGGGTGAAAATGTTATTGAACTGGGGTCGCTTACAGTTCTTGAAAACCGCAGGATTTGATTGTCGGCTGGTTCATTACACATCAGTggatatttctttagaaaatgtttGCATCATAGCTGAAATACGCAAAGA aaataattaa
- the LOC117176726 gene encoding uncharacterized protein LOC117176726, translated as MGLHVFWPASAVLTLFVVGVIMILLKFGPRICKTRHVPFPSDEEWEEKAYSREMSVSIA; from the coding sequence ATGGGTTTACACGTGTTTTGGCCTGCAAGTGCAGTTTTGACTCTCTTCGTCGTGGGAGtaataatgattttgttaaagTTTGGACCGAGAATTTGCAAGACAAGACATGTGCCTTTTCCTTCCGATGAAGAATGGGAGGAAAAGGCATATTCGCGTGAAATGTCGGTTTCAATTGCATAA